One window from the genome of Planctomycetia bacterium encodes:
- a CDS encoding Rieske 2Fe-2S domain-containing protein → MNYQVLPLNEASTIPSLWYTSPEIYQKEKALLWNNTWIYAGRTDQVTKPGDFLTVQIADEPILVIRGEDGILRSFINVCRHRAARVVTTSCGHTDRLRCPYHGWTYDLSGQLRGVPEFDGVTGFKREENGLPVVHVDTWGPLVFVHLGKPAIALTDALHPMPEKLQAFNIEQLRCVGQKEYILQCNWKVFIDNYLDGGYHVNAIHPSLAGVLDYKNYKTECFKYTSVQSSPLRAPQAGDDQGAAQVRTGQAAAYWWIFPNLMLNAYEGVMDTNVVYPMGPDRCRVVFDFYFHGKDQSPEAIARQTESMKVADLIQAEDVGICEDVQRGLLSQSFDTGRYSVRREQGVHHFHSLLACQLQMK, encoded by the coding sequence GTGAATTATCAGGTTTTACCATTGAATGAGGCATCGACGATTCCCTCGCTATGGTACACATCCCCTGAGATCTACCAGAAGGAAAAAGCTCTTCTTTGGAACAACACCTGGATTTACGCAGGCCGCACGGATCAGGTAACCAAACCCGGTGACTTCTTGACGGTACAAATCGCCGATGAACCCATTCTGGTGATTCGAGGCGAAGATGGAATTTTGCGAAGCTTCATCAACGTGTGCCGACACCGGGCTGCACGTGTAGTGACCACTTCGTGTGGTCATACTGATCGATTGCGATGTCCCTACCATGGCTGGACATACGATCTTTCCGGCCAATTGCGAGGCGTGCCTGAGTTTGATGGCGTTACCGGGTTCAAGCGGGAAGAGAACGGATTGCCTGTAGTGCACGTGGATACCTGGGGGCCACTGGTTTTTGTTCATCTCGGGAAGCCAGCTATCGCATTAACCGATGCCCTCCATCCCATGCCCGAGAAATTGCAGGCTTTCAACATTGAGCAATTGCGCTGTGTGGGTCAAAAGGAATACATTCTCCAATGCAACTGGAAAGTCTTCATCGATAACTATCTCGATGGTGGCTACCATGTGAACGCCATCCATCCTTCACTGGCAGGCGTGCTGGACTACAAGAATTACAAGACAGAATGCTTTAAGTATACCAGTGTGCAATCAAGCCCACTGCGAGCGCCACAGGCAGGTGATGACCAGGGAGCCGCCCAGGTACGAACCGGCCAGGCAGCAGCCTATTGGTGGATATTTCCCAATCTGATGCTCAATGCCTACGAAGGTGTGATGGATACCAATGTGGTGTATCCCATGGGGCCAGACAGGTGCAGGGTCGTCTTTGATTTCTACTTCCATGGAAAGGATCAATCGCCTGAAGCTATTGCCAGGCAGACGGAGAGCATGAAAGTGGCAGATCTGATACAGGCAGAAGATGTGGGCATTTGCGAAGATGTTCAACGAGGATTGTTAAGTCAATCCTTTGATACAGGCCGTTACAGTGTGCGTCGCGAACAAGGGGTGCATCATTTCCATAGTTTACTGGCATGCCAGTTACAGATGAAATAA
- a CDS encoding PAS domain-containing protein, whose translation MDRPVIADPVSNLEALRSENARVHHELLRAREALKTVELQNQMILDAVDSVIIDWDLIHSRFSRINIPEGILGYRQDEIGNGVDWMKKVIHPDDMNKFDRAVKELLQSTQTELSVEVRCRHKDGDYRDIRGQAVVHRELGTSKPLRIVASYRDVTVEQNIYRTLQQNDKRYRVTTDAFDGVTFEWDLETNVFSRSSNITRVLGYELHEVKPTLEWGQSLYHPDDCIRIPEEHQQVLASTDRQYRSLLRMRHKNGEYRWMKLHGIIERNEQGKARRVTGCYLDITEQIKAEQELRLSEERYRIATEAIQGIVFDWNVQSNIVYRSTGVYRILGYSAEEVIPNTAWWQNLIHVEDRQRTIDEAYRFIQSREMHGNITYRIRHHDGHYLTVHSNFLAIRDEHGQAERMVGCIIDLTPRLQAEQAQRAAEKNFHQLFQDIPLGLVVIDPDHFLVECNQAFADLVGLPVAELIGSHVCSMDSLKAWNTLLHPKNATSDGELDFMEEQIITRSDGTQLPVFIRSKLIAYQNQEKPHYFVIAEDLTARKQAEQEMQELQTHMQETQKMESLGVLAGGIAHDFNNLLTVIMGNLSLLKQEASKQERYQDAIEQSEQASIQAAELCKQLLAYAGRGKLENRPFNLSELVENSRALLNSAASRHHRMHFHLSSGLPSIAGDPSQIRQTLLNLVQNAAEAMSSQGGTIDVLTGIRSLDEPALQQCLFVQQHVAGEYVWLEVRDTGSGIDYAVGQRIFEPFYTTKFTGRGLGLSAVAGIVRNHRGFLHYKSVPHQGTSFRIYFPIDASAARSLNAVPTIVPTSVVRKQGTILVVDDEPSVRMVLAKLLSKRGFAVIEAEDGEEALELLDRHADALRLVILDLTMPRRDGMSALQEMRRQGNETPVLVISGYFSRELAPKLEDLKAQFLSKPFTQQSLLAMIDPILAD comes from the coding sequence ATGGATCGTCCTGTCATAGCTGATCCCGTTTCAAACCTGGAAGCGCTGCGTTCGGAGAACGCCCGAGTGCATCATGAATTGCTCCGGGCCAGAGAAGCTCTCAAGACGGTGGAATTGCAGAATCAGATGATTCTGGACGCGGTCGACAGTGTCATCATCGACTGGGATCTGATCCATAGCCGTTTCTCGCGTATCAACATCCCAGAAGGAATTCTTGGTTATCGGCAGGATGAGATCGGCAATGGAGTTGACTGGATGAAAAAAGTCATCCACCCGGATGACATGAATAAATTTGATCGAGCGGTAAAGGAACTTTTGCAAAGCACTCAGACTGAGTTGAGTGTTGAAGTGCGCTGCAGGCACAAGGACGGAGACTATCGCGATATCCGCGGCCAGGCTGTCGTACACCGGGAATTGGGAACTTCCAAGCCGCTTCGCATTGTCGCCAGCTATCGTGATGTAACAGTTGAACAGAATATCTATCGAACCCTGCAGCAGAACGATAAGCGTTACCGGGTTACGACCGATGCGTTTGACGGCGTGACTTTCGAGTGGGATCTCGAAACCAACGTCTTCAGCCGCTCGTCCAATATTACTCGGGTTCTGGGCTATGAACTTCATGAAGTAAAGCCAACGCTGGAATGGGGGCAGTCACTCTACCATCCCGATGACTGCATTCGCATTCCTGAAGAGCACCAGCAGGTGTTAGCTTCTACCGATAGGCAGTATCGCAGCCTGCTGAGGATGCGTCATAAGAATGGCGAATATCGCTGGATGAAATTACATGGCATCATTGAACGAAACGAGCAGGGCAAAGCCAGAAGAGTCACGGGATGTTATCTCGATATCACTGAGCAGATCAAAGCCGAGCAGGAACTCAGGCTCAGTGAAGAACGATATCGCATTGCCACCGAAGCCATCCAGGGAATTGTTTTTGACTGGAACGTTCAATCGAATATTGTCTATCGATCCACAGGTGTTTATCGCATTCTCGGTTACTCTGCTGAGGAGGTCATTCCAAACACTGCCTGGTGGCAGAATCTGATACATGTAGAAGATCGACAGCGGACGATTGATGAAGCCTACCGCTTTATTCAAAGCAGGGAAATGCATGGGAATATTACCTATCGCATCAGACATCATGATGGACATTATCTGACGGTACATTCCAATTTCCTGGCAATTCGCGATGAGCATGGACAAGCCGAGCGCATGGTGGGTTGCATCATTGACCTCACGCCCAGGCTGCAGGCGGAACAGGCACAGCGTGCTGCTGAAAAGAACTTTCATCAGTTATTTCAGGATATTCCTCTCGGCCTGGTAGTCATTGATCCAGATCACTTCCTCGTGGAATGCAATCAGGCATTTGCAGACCTGGTAGGATTACCAGTGGCCGAGTTGATTGGCAGCCATGTCTGCAGCATGGACAGCCTCAAGGCCTGGAACACCTTGCTGCATCCGAAAAACGCAACAAGCGACGGCGAATTGGACTTCATGGAAGAGCAGATCATTACCCGAAGTGATGGTACGCAACTGCCGGTGTTCATTCGCAGCAAGCTGATTGCTTATCAGAATCAAGAGAAGCCACATTACTTTGTCATCGCGGAAGATTTGACCGCTCGTAAGCAGGCCGAGCAGGAAATGCAGGAACTGCAAACACACATGCAGGAAACGCAGAAAATGGAGAGCCTGGGCGTGCTCGCAGGAGGCATTGCTCACGATTTCAATAACCTCCTGACCGTCATCATGGGGAATTTGTCCCTCTTGAAACAGGAAGCCTCGAAGCAGGAAAGGTATCAGGACGCGATCGAGCAATCGGAGCAGGCCAGCATACAGGCAGCAGAGTTATGCAAGCAGTTGCTGGCGTATGCAGGACGAGGGAAGCTGGAAAACCGCCCGTTTAACCTGAGCGAGCTTGTTGAAAACTCCCGGGCGCTCCTGAATTCTGCAGCCAGCCGTCATCATCGCATGCACTTTCACCTGAGCAGCGGGCTACCCAGCATTGCTGGCGATCCCAGCCAGATTCGTCAAACTTTGCTGAACCTCGTTCAGAACGCTGCGGAAGCGATGTCATCTCAAGGTGGCACAATTGATGTTCTGACCGGCATTCGCTCGTTGGATGAACCTGCACTGCAGCAATGTCTGTTTGTGCAGCAGCATGTCGCCGGGGAATACGTCTGGCTGGAAGTCAGAGATACCGGATCGGGAATTGACTATGCAGTGGGCCAGCGCATTTTTGAACCCTTTTATACCACCAAGTTCACTGGACGTGGCCTGGGCCTGTCCGCCGTCGCAGGAATCGTCCGGAACCATCGAGGTTTTCTGCACTACAAGAGCGTTCCCCATCAGGGAACCAGTTTCCGTATTTATTTTCCCATTGATGCATCCGCTGCCCGCAGCCTGAATGCTGTTCCCACTATTGTTCCGACCAGTGTGGTTCGCAAGCAGGGAACCATTCTGGTGGTTGATGATGAACCCTCCGTTCGCATGGTGCTGGCAAAACTGCTTTCCAAACGGGGTTTTGCTGTCATCGAAGCCGAGGATGGCGAAGAAGCACTGGAATTACTGGATCGGCATGCCGATGCGCTCAGGCTCGTCATCCTGGATCTCACCATGCCCAGAAGAGATGGCATGTCGGCCTTGCAGGAAATGCGCAGACAGGGCAATGAAACGCCTGTCCTGGTCATCAGTGGTTATTTTTCCAGAGAACTGGCGCCCAAACTGGAAGACTTAAAAGCCCAGTTCCTGAGCAAGCCTTTTACTCAGCAGAGCCTGCTCGCGATGATTGATCCCATTCTCGCAGACTAG
- a CDS encoding DUF2088 domain-containing protein: MSTIKLNTGSQTVEYQIPDGKWVQGQYESKSPALPDLLHAVAEQLETPLDFPALRSALTPDDHLVIVFRDSMNGAVQALQAVLEHIQQAGVQMEQVIVLMPSQQEPIWKQQLPAHCLGFHLEYHDPATSKMAYLASTKAGRRIYLNRHVVDADQIIILSNVRFDAIYGIACGLADVFPVLSDVPTRTELNRVFHSHVPDLKHSFPIWGEAEEVGWQLGMPFVVCLAEGIGTAVNQVFAGNAAAMRKQADNWLRKHATYRLPYQVDLVVITLTGTPDQQDFTSIAEAAIHASRIVHQGGRIAILSEVSGVLPQGSEIFSAAETAVAGLSQLRHQPEVDRLPWWQLATALEQATVYLFSHLSQEVTEALFITPLDNPSQVGQLMEQAKTVAIVEGGNRTLMELSKSPS, encoded by the coding sequence ATGTCTACGATTAAACTGAATACCGGTTCGCAAACAGTGGAATACCAGATCCCGGATGGGAAATGGGTACAGGGACAGTATGAAAGTAAATCGCCTGCCCTACCTGATCTTCTGCACGCTGTGGCTGAACAGCTTGAAACTCCGCTGGATTTCCCTGCATTGCGCAGCGCCTTGACGCCAGATGATCATCTCGTGATTGTCTTTCGAGATTCCATGAACGGCGCTGTTCAGGCACTTCAGGCAGTCTTGGAGCATATCCAACAAGCTGGTGTTCAGATGGAACAGGTAATCGTTCTGATGCCATCGCAGCAGGAACCCATCTGGAAGCAACAACTTCCAGCTCATTGCCTGGGATTTCATCTCGAATACCACGATCCAGCAACTTCCAAGATGGCCTACCTGGCAAGTACGAAGGCAGGCCGACGTATTTATCTCAACAGGCACGTGGTGGATGCTGATCAGATTATTATTCTCAGCAATGTTCGGTTCGATGCTATTTATGGCATTGCCTGCGGACTTGCTGATGTGTTTCCCGTGTTAAGTGATGTTCCAACTCGTACCGAGCTGAATCGAGTTTTTCATTCGCATGTACCAGACTTGAAGCATTCCTTTCCCATCTGGGGAGAGGCTGAAGAAGTCGGCTGGCAACTGGGTATGCCGTTTGTAGTTTGTCTGGCCGAGGGCATAGGCACAGCAGTGAATCAGGTTTTTGCCGGAAATGCTGCTGCCATGCGCAAACAAGCCGACAACTGGCTCAGGAAGCATGCGACATACCGATTGCCGTACCAGGTAGATCTGGTGGTTATCACGTTGACTGGAACGCCAGATCAACAGGATTTCACCTCAATTGCAGAGGCAGCGATTCATGCAAGTCGAATCGTCCATCAAGGAGGGCGTATCGCCATTCTTTCTGAAGTATCCGGCGTATTACCACAGGGTTCTGAGATATTTTCAGCAGCCGAAACTGCGGTGGCAGGACTATCGCAACTTCGGCATCAGCCGGAGGTGGATCGCTTGCCCTGGTGGCAACTGGCAACAGCTTTGGAACAGGCAACGGTTTATCTTTTCAGTCATTTGTCGCAGGAAGTCACGGAAGCATTGTTTATTACACCACTGGATAATCCAAGCCAGGTGGGGCAACTCATGGAACAGGCAAAAACGGTGGCGATAGTGGAAGGTGGTAATCGTACTTTGATGGAGCTGAGTAAATCGCCAAGTTAA